In the Chroococcidiopsis sp. SAG 2025 genome, one interval contains:
- the xylB gene encoding xylulokinase, whose amino-acid sequence MADVVIGLDLGTGGVRAIAIDLQGQPIAQTTRSYPLLTPQPGWTEQNPADWVAASLEALSDLTQRLNGHPAIALGLSGQMHGMVPLDADGQAIRPAILWNDQRTGKAVDAIETAIGRQELIQRTGNPAITGFQLPKVVWLQTEEPQAYDRLQQILLPKDYLGYVLTGEAVTEPSDASGTGCLHLAQRQWDADILNALKIDPGLFPAVVESTAIAGRLKSEIASRTGLPAGLPVVAGGGDNAAAAIGLGISSSHLNRGSLSIGTSGVIFVPCDRPIPDSEGRVHLFCHADGGYHLLGVTLAAGGALRWYKDTFASKLAFTDLMEMAEQSLPGARGVLFLPHLAGERSPHLDPDTRGAWVNLSLAHTQADLVRAVLEGVAFSLRTAMEIVSEITPVHQLLATGGGARSNTWLRILADILQAELMAPSSEEGAAYGAAILAMVGVGAHPNLEAAFEILPPDNKVVQPEANPAYEAAFERYSLLYEALKAVR is encoded by the coding sequence TTGGCTGACGTTGTTATTGGTTTAGATTTGGGTACGGGAGGGGTGCGAGCGATCGCTATCGATCTCCAAGGGCAACCGATCGCGCAGACGACGAGAAGCTATCCTCTGTTAACACCACAACCTGGCTGGACTGAGCAAAACCCTGCTGATTGGGTTGCAGCTAGTCTAGAAGCCCTATCAGATCTGACGCAAAGGCTGAACGGACACCCAGCGATCGCCCTGGGTTTATCTGGACAAATGCATGGTATGGTTCCGCTCGATGCAGATGGTCAAGCGATTAGACCAGCAATTTTGTGGAACGACCAGCGCACGGGTAAAGCGGTTGATGCAATTGAAACTGCAATTGGGCGACAAGAGTTAATTCAACGCACGGGAAATCCAGCAATTACAGGTTTTCAACTGCCGAAGGTGGTGTGGTTGCAGACAGAAGAACCGCAAGCATACGATCGCCTACAGCAAATTCTTTTACCAAAAGACTATCTAGGATACGTGCTGACAGGGGAGGCAGTGACAGAGCCTTCGGACGCATCCGGTACGGGATGTTTGCATCTAGCGCAGCGGCAATGGGATGCAGATATACTGAATGCCTTGAAGATCGATCCAGGGCTATTTCCTGCCGTAGTTGAATCCACCGCGATCGCCGGACGGTTGAAATCGGAAATAGCTAGTCGTACGGGACTACCTGCTGGATTACCTGTGGTTGCGGGTGGTGGCGACAATGCAGCGGCGGCGATTGGCTTGGGTATTTCGTCTAGCCATTTAAACCGAGGCAGTCTCAGTATCGGTACATCGGGCGTTATTTTTGTCCCGTGCGATCGCCCGATTCCCGATTCTGAAGGGCGAGTGCATTTATTTTGCCATGCTGACGGTGGCTATCACTTACTAGGAGTAACGCTAGCGGCTGGTGGGGCGTTGCGTTGGTACAAAGATACATTTGCCTCAAAGCTTGCCTTTACCGATTTGATGGAGATGGCAGAGCAATCGCTACCTGGTGCGCGTGGGGTGCTATTTCTACCCCATTTAGCTGGAGAACGCAGCCCCCACCTCGATCCTGATACTCGCGGGGCTTGGGTTAACCTGTCGTTGGCTCATACACAGGCAGATCTGGTTCGTGCCGTCTTAGAGGGGGTTGCATTTAGCTTGCGAACGGCAATGGAGATCGTCAGTGAGATTACGCCCGTTCATCAACTCTTAGCAACGGGTGGAGGCGCGAGATCTAACACTTGGTTGCGGATTCTAGCAGACATTTTACAAGCAGAACTGATGGCTCCTTCTTCTGAAGAAGGAGCCGCTTATGGAGCTGCTATTCTAGCAATGGTAGGAGTTGGCGCGCATCCAAATTTAGAGGCGGCGTTTGAGATCCTGCCCCCGGATAATAAAGTCGTACAGCCAGAAGCAAACCCTGCATACGAAGCAGCATTCGAGCGATACAGCTTACTATACGAAGCCCTCAAAGCCGTCCGCTGA
- a CDS encoding YggT family protein: MSSTQLLVNTLATFIQIYSVLIIIRVLLTWFPSIDWYNQPFAALSQITDPYLNLFRSIIPPLGGIDISPILAILLLNLAGSLVGGLSGSPTMGF, encoded by the coding sequence ATGAGTTCAACCCAGCTGCTTGTAAATACACTTGCAACCTTCATCCAAATTTATTCTGTTCTCATTATTATTCGGGTCTTGCTGACCTGGTTCCCCAGTATTGACTGGTACAATCAGCCTTTTGCAGCGTTGAGCCAGATTACAGACCCCTACTTAAACTTGTTTCGTTCAATTATCCCGCCTCTAGGTGGGATTGATATTTCTCCCATCTTGGCAATTCTTTTACTCAATTTGGCGGGTAGTTTGGTCGGTGGATTGAGTGGATCTCCGACAATGGGTTTTTAA